In Planctomycetaceae bacterium, one genomic interval encodes:
- a CDS encoding radical SAM/SPASM domain-containing protein, whose product MTQAQQAEATRPHPAQGPTDAVIAVTHRCNAQCSMCKVWQSTAADALTPADMRRLPRGLRTINLSGGEPFLRPDLPQFVDELRQRCPHAQITISTNAWMVDRILTAMEEIRFIDPSIRLAVSLDGLGEAHDNVRGVSGAFDAAMQLIGGLTEAGFRGLRLGMTLSSSNLDQLLDVAALAAEHDLELGVVAAHKARTHLGVSDLGDEQIPDWLVGAFAQLTQRWLRSWRPKQWLRAHFACFTYHYLAGRAWRVKCAAGRDFFFLQADGTVYHCSVDGRAMGNLCRQDWQTIWHGGDAHEARRAAAACPENCWMICTARSEYRRRPLAVLGWIALNKLRAHLRRLRLDGKD is encoded by the coding sequence ATGACGCAAGCACAACAGGCCGAGGCGACGCGGCCTCATCCCGCGCAGGGACCGACGGACGCGGTCATTGCCGTGACCCACCGATGCAACGCGCAATGTTCGATGTGCAAGGTGTGGCAGAGCACCGCCGCGGACGCACTGACGCCGGCCGACATGCGCCGCCTGCCGCGCGGCCTGCGTACGATCAACCTCTCCGGCGGCGAACCGTTCCTGAGACCGGACCTGCCGCAGTTCGTCGATGAACTGCGCCAGCGCTGCCCGCACGCGCAGATCACCATCTCGACCAACGCCTGGATGGTCGATCGCATCCTGACGGCGATGGAGGAAATCCGCTTCATCGACCCGTCCATCCGCCTGGCGGTCAGCCTCGACGGTCTGGGCGAGGCCCACGACAACGTCCGCGGCGTCAGCGGCGCCTTTGACGCGGCGATGCAGCTCATCGGCGGCCTGACCGAGGCGGGGTTCCGCGGGCTGCGGCTGGGGATGACGCTATCCAGCTCGAACCTTGACCAACTGCTGGACGTGGCGGCCCTGGCGGCGGAGCACGACCTGGAACTGGGCGTGGTGGCCGCCCACAAGGCCCGCACGCACCTGGGCGTCAGCGACCTGGGCGACGAGCAGATCCCGGACTGGCTGGTGGGGGCGTTCGCGCAGTTGACGCAGCGATGGCTGCGATCATGGCGGCCCAAGCAATGGCTGCGGGCGCACTTCGCCTGCTTCACGTATCACTACCTGGCGGGGCGGGCGTGGCGCGTCAAGTGTGCCGCCGGGCGAGACTTCTTCTTCCTCCAGGCCGACGGCACGGTCTATCACTGCTCGGTTGACGGGCGGGCGATGGGCAACCTCTGCCGGCAGGACTGGCAGACGATCTGGCACGGCGGCGACGCACACGAGGCCCGTCGCGCCGCGGCGGCCTGCCCCGAGAACTGCTGGATGATCTGCACCGCCCGCAGCGAATACCGGCGCCGCCCGCTGGCGGTGCTGGGGTGGATCGCCCTCAACAAGCTGCGCGCCCACTTGCGGCGTCTGCGGCTCGACGGCAAAGACTGA
- a CDS encoding radical SAM protein, with translation MGAAIHLIYLDIDTGFYPGAHHGLASLIAAVRSAGHQVRLTHLSRAVGQEEFLAAVATDAADAYGFSAMTNQFKHVRRLAPILARATGKPIVVGGVHATLAPREAASVEGVTCACRGEAERFLPAWLDALAAGGDGRGVKGCCYFDGERFISSRADDPCDLDALPQPCYDDFDMPRIVHDLGGRLSVVVSRGCPFACAFCCNEALRKDFDPPQSYVRFRTPPSAAAMTAELARRYAARSIRFEDDLLLLNARWRGEFLDLYRAAVNLPFECNCRADMVSDELARQLAAAGCVSVDIGIESGDPSLREEVLGKRISNEQIIAAFATLHRHGLATYAYNMIALPTETPEMAWRTYELNCRVKPSAGAVFYFYPYPATALYERAAAANLLRDDYEQADGYTQRPSIRPTHMTDAAMRRVYRRLRAFLYLQRFRTFFPLPRWVKIPAASVLAAAMRLCPPLVDVLAARTPLKRWLRRMAFKV, from the coding sequence ATGGGCGCAGCCATCCATCTGATCTACCTGGACATCGACACAGGGTTCTATCCCGGCGCTCATCACGGACTGGCGTCGCTGATCGCCGCTGTGCGATCGGCGGGGCACCAGGTTCGCCTGACGCATCTGTCCCGCGCCGTCGGCCAGGAGGAATTCCTCGCCGCGGTGGCCACGGACGCAGCCGACGCGTACGGCTTCTCGGCCATGACCAATCAGTTCAAGCACGTGCGGCGCCTGGCGCCGATTCTTGCCCGGGCGACGGGCAAGCCGATCGTGGTGGGGGGCGTTCACGCGACGCTGGCCCCGCGCGAGGCCGCCTCGGTCGAGGGCGTCACCTGCGCCTGCCGCGGCGAGGCAGAGCGGTTCCTCCCGGCATGGCTGGACGCGCTGGCCGCCGGCGGCGACGGGCGAGGCGTCAAAGGCTGCTGCTACTTCGACGGCGAGCGGTTCATCAGCAGCCGTGCCGACGACCCCTGCGACCTGGACGCCCTGCCGCAGCCGTGCTACGACGACTTCGACATGCCTCGCATCGTCCACGACCTGGGCGGTCGGCTGTCGGTGGTGGTCTCCCGCGGTTGCCCGTTCGCCTGCGCGTTCTGCTGCAACGAGGCGCTGCGCAAGGACTTCGATCCGCCGCAGTCGTACGTGCGGTTTCGCACGCCGCCTTCCGCCGCGGCGATGACGGCCGAACTGGCCCGGCGGTACGCCGCGCGGTCGATCCGCTTCGAAGACGACCTGCTGCTGCTCAACGCGCGCTGGCGCGGGGAGTTTCTGGACCTGTACCGCGCCGCGGTGAATCTGCCGTTCGAATGCAACTGCCGCGCCGACATGGTCAGCGACGAACTGGCCCGCCAGCTCGCCGCGGCCGGATGCGTCTCGGTCGACATCGGCATCGAATCGGGGGACCCGTCGCTGCGGGAGGAGGTGCTGGGCAAGCGGATCTCCAACGAGCAGATCATCGCCGCTTTCGCGACGCTGCACCGCCATGGCCTGGCAACCTACGCGTACAACATGATCGCCCTGCCGACCGAAACCCCCGAGATGGCCTGGCGCACGTACGAGTTGAATTGCCGCGTCAAGCCCAGCGCCGGCGCGGTATTCTATTTCTATCCCTACCCGGCAACGGCATTGTACGAGCGGGCGGCGGCCGCGAATCTGCTGCGGGACGACTACGAGCAGGCCGATGGATATACCCAGCGGCCGAGCATTCGTCCGACGCACATGACCGACGCGGCGATGCGGCGGGTGTACCGGCGGCTGCGGGCCTTTCTGTACCTGCAGCGGTTCCGGACGTTCTTTCCGCTGCCGCGGTGGGTGAAGATTCCAGCCGCAAGCGTGCTGGCGGCGGCGATGCGGCTTTGCCCGCCGCTGGTGGACGTGTTGGCGGCGCGGACGCCGCTGAAGCGGTGGCTGCGGCGGATGGCGTTCAAAGTCTGA